GCATGGAGCAAAAAACTCCAAGCTCCAAGCTCCAAGCTCAATGCTTACTTTTATCTCGCATCTCGTCCCTCATCCCTGCGATAGTAGGAGCACTCATGCTTGCTTTTGCTACTACCTTCTGGGAGCAAGCAGTAATTGCTGAGAAGTACACATTGAATGCTTTGTTTGCAACCCTACTAATCTTCATCCTGCTAAAGTGGCAAGAAGCGATGAGCACAGAGCACGAAGCAAAGAGCCTGGAGCAAAAAGCTCAAAGCTCAAGGCTCAAAGCTCAAAGCTATCTCTATCTCTTCGCTTTCACACTCGGCTTATCCTTCACCCATCACATGCAGACAATCTATTTAGTCCCAGCAAGTATATTCTTTATTATAGCAGCATGGTGGAAATATAGAAAATCACTTACCACTTACCACTTATCACTAACCACTATAAAATTGCTTTGCTTATTCATTCTTCCATTATTTTTATACCTATATCTGCTAATTCGAGCAAACCAAAATCCACCTATTAATTGGAGTGATCCTGAGACATGGAATAGATTCATTTTTCATATTACAGGTTCGGGATATGGAGTACTTTTTACTAACAATTTAAAAACAATCTTTAAAAATATCCAGTTACACATTACTTCTTTTTTCCCAGATCAATTCTCATGGTATTTTATTTGGATAGGATTGGTGGGGAGTTTCATATTGGTTAAAAAAAGACAAATTTCAAATTTTATTTTTTTATTTTTAATAATATTAACTAATACTATTTATGCATCTCAATATCTTATTTTAAATATTGAAGATTATTATATTCCATCATTTATTATTTTTAGCATTTGGACCGGTTATGGGATTAAAGGATTATTCAGCAAAAAGAAGATATTCTATTCATTTTTTATTCTTATTCCCATTATTTTATTTTTAATACATTATCATTATAATAATCGGAAGACTTACTATTTTCCATATGATTTTGGAATGAATATCTTAAATCCTTTAAAAGAAAATGCAATTATTTTTACTGAAGATGATAATTATGAATTTCCTATGGTGTATCTTCAATATATTGAAAAAAGAAAAGTAGATATAATTCGAGTTGGTATTCCCTACCTATTATATGATTGGTATGTAGAAGGAGATATATGGTATGAGAAACAGTTAAAGGAATATTATCCAGATTTTAAATTCAATTTTGAAAAAGAACTAATTCCAAAAACTAAAAAGAGTGAAATAACAGTAAAATATAAGAGGATAAACAATATTATTTCTAATAATATCGAGAGGAGATCAACCTATCTTACAAGGTATGAGGAGAATATAGCAAATAATTACATTTTAATTCCTCAAGGACTTTCTTATCAAATCCTAAAAAAAGGAGTTGATAAAGAAAAGATATCTCAAGAACTTGAGAAAGAGAAAAAACTTACTTTTCGCAAGTTTGATAT
The window above is part of the bacterium genome. Proteins encoded here:
- a CDS encoding DUF2723 domain-containing protein, with the translated sequence MEKKVRGHKEKAKGKKKRERKISFKIPKFLRLKDEPIIPRAFSPIDYAGGIVVFFICWVVYLHTLTPTIGFHDSGDMITAAYVLGIPHPTGYPLYCLFGKLWMTILPLGNIAYRMNLASALCASLACMMVYFITLKVGSKNMSTEQRAKSMEQKTPSSKLQAQCLLLSRISSLIPAIVGALMLAFATTFWEQAVIAEKYTLNALFATLLIFILLKWQEAMSTEHEAKSLEQKAQSSRLKAQSYLYLFAFTLGLSFTHHMQTIYLVPASIFFIIAAWWKYRKSLTTYHLSLTTIKLLCLFILPLFLYLYLLIRANQNPPINWSDPETWNRFIFHITGSGYGVLFTNNLKTIFKNIQLHITSFFPDQFSWYFIWIGLVGSFILVKKRQISNFIFLFLIILTNTIYASQYLILNIEDYYIPSFIIFSIWTGYGIKGLFSKKKIFYSFFILIPIILFLIHYHYNNRKTYYFPYDFGMNILNPLKENAIIFTEDDNYEFPMVYLQYIEKRKVDIIRVGIPYLLYDWYVEGDIWYEKQLKEYYPDFKFNFEKELIPKTKKSEITVKYKRINNIISNNIERRSTYLTRYEENIANNYILIPQGLSYQILKKGVDKEKISQELEKEKKLTFRKFDISIFKERNELQRTINTYDYYVDIYNIRGKLYYKIKMYEKAIVEFKKALRIKPKFKEGLGNVAKSYYKIGLNCYKKGMYNEAINAYKESIKINPNDIDTYYNLAILYTKMNNYKEAIKVYKEIIKKEPTDIEVLWNLATIYYTKGLFEKAFLQCREILRLDPDNTYAKQMQKAISLQKEAKVK